The following nucleotide sequence is from Oceaniferula flava.
CGTATTCGTCGAAGCTACCGAGACGGATACCACACTCGATACCTGTCTTGACCTCATCGACCTCATCCATGTGGCGACGGAGAGTAGACATCTTGCCATCGAAGACTGGAACCTTGCCGCGCAGCACACGAGCGTGAGCGGTGCGGGAAACTTTACCATCCTTGATGATACAACCTGCGGCGCGACCTTTGCGGACCTTGAACACCTGCTTGACGTCGGCGTGACCGATGATGGTTTCGCGGGTGATCGGATCGAGCAGACCGAGCATGGCTTCCTCCACGGTATCGAGAAGTTCGTAAACGACGGAGAACAGCTTGATCTGCACACCTTCGCTCTTGGCAGCCTTTACTGCCTTCGCTTCCACCTTGGTGTTGAAGCCTAACACAACCGCTCCGGAGGAACTGGCCATGAGGATGTCACTTTCGGTGATGGCACCGGCAGCGGAGCTGATGAAGCGGGGCTCCACCTTGTCGCTCTTGATATCGTTGACGGCGTTTTCGATCGCCTGCACGGAACCTTGCACATCGCCTTTGAGGATGATGTTGAGCTGAGCTTTGTTATCGCCCTGAACCATGGACATCAGATCCTCCATGCGGCTCATCTTAGGACGTTGCAGACGGTCATTGCGTTTGGCTTGCAAACGCTCTTCGGAAAGTTTCTTCGAAGCCTTCTCGGTTTTCATCTGAACCAGTTCATCACCAACGTGAGGCAGTTCAGCGAAGCCGATGACCTCCACAGGGATGGCAGGGCCAGCTTCTTTCACAGGCTCGCCGAGATCGTTAAACATGCTCTTCACCTTGCCGGCATAAGGACCGCAGATGAATGGCATTCCCGTTTTCAGGGTGCCGGCGCGGACGATGACCGTGGCGGTGGGTCCCTTACCGGGCTGAACGCTCGCTTCGATGACGGCGGCACGGGCGTTGGCACGTGGGTTGGCTTTCAACTCCAGCACTTCTGCCTGCAGAGCCATGAGCTCAAGCAAATCTTCCATTCCCTGACCAGTGACGGCGGAAACTTCCACACATTCGGTCTCTCCGCCGAAGTCAACAGGCTGCAAGCCGTGCTCCATCAGCTGAGTTTTCACACGCATCGGGTCGGCACCAGGCATGTCGCACTTGTTAATGGCAACGATGATGGTTTTCTCCGATTTCTTCGCATGCTCAATCGCCTCCTTGGTCTGAGGCATGATGCCATCATCGGCGGCAATCACGAGCACCACGATATCGGTGACGTCGGCGCCACGGGCGCGCATTTCGGTGAAAATCGAGTGACCTGGGGTATCGATAAAACTGATCGGGTGGCCGTGGTGGTCGACGTGGTAAGCACCGATGTGCTGGGTGATTCCACCTGCCTCGCCCTTGGTCACGCGGCTTTTGCGCACGTAGTCCAGAAGCGATGTCTTGCCGTGATCAACGTGACCCATGAAGGTAATGATCGGGGCACGGTATTCGAGTTTTTCCTCTGGCTCGTGTTCCACGGCCTTCGGCTCTTTGACTTTTTTCTTCTCCTTGTGAACACCGCCACCTTTCTCACGCTTCTCGCGCTCGAACACAAAGCCGTGCATCTCACAAAGTTTCTCAGCAATCTCAGGTTCGATCGCTTGATGAGGAGCCACGAAGACTTCGAGCTTGATGAGGTCCGCCATCAACTGGAAGGACTTCAGCTCCATCAGATCGGCGAGATCACTGACGACGATCGGAGGTTTGATCGTGATGACCTTGCCTTCTTTCACCTCGGCCACTTTTTCCTGGTCGTCGGAACCAGCGTCAGCCCCGGAGGACTCGGCACCAGCTGCGGACTTGGAAGCAGCGAACTCGTCGACAGGATCGAGGATCTTGGAAATGGTCGGCATCTGCTTGTGCAAACCGCCTTTTTTCTTAATGACCGAAGTTTTCTTCTTCGTGCCTTCGTCTTCAAAAATATCCAGAGCTTCCTTTTTCTGATCATCCACGCTTTTCACCTTGGACGCCTCTTCGATACGCTGGCGCTCTCTACGAGAGATCTTCTTCCCAGGATTGTCATCGATGAGATTAAGAACGTCTTTGGATTTTTTCGGTTTATCGCTGGAATCTGCCATGCTGGGTATTTATTGGGTAGGAAGGGTGTTTTTTAAAGGATTGGATAAGGACTCTGAAGTCCTGCTGTTTTTAGATTTAATAACCTGTCTTGGAGGGAGGTGCAATGCTTAGGCATCTGCTTTTTCCTCACTTGCTGCTTCGTCAGTGGTCGCAGGTGCTGCGTCTTCTACCACCACTTTGCTCAGGATGGTTTCGGCTTCACCTTCGGAAACCTCGAGAGCGGCAGCAATGTATTCGGCTGGCATCTGGGCCACAAGCTCGGCGGTAGCACCACCGGCGCGGAAAAGTTTTTCGGCCATCGCGGCATCGAGACCAAGTTGATCAGCCAGAGAGGATGCGGCATCACCGACACGGGCTTCGAATTGCTCGTGCTGGGTTTCGTCCTTGCTGACCTGGACATCCCAGCCCATCAGCTTCGCAGTCAGACGGGCATTTTGGCCACGACGACCGATGGCCTTGCTGAGTTCCTCCTCATCAACGGTGACGGAAACCACCTTGTTCTCTTTATCGAGTTTGATGGTGCGGATGTTAGCCGGCTTGAGAGCATCGGCCACGAAGGTTGCAGGATCGTCCGACCAGCGGATGATGTCGACTTTTTCGTTATTGAGTTCGCGAACGATGTTTTTCACGCGGGCTCCACGGAGACCGACACAAGCGCCGACGGGATCGACTTTTTCATCGTTACTGCCAACGGCCACCTTGGTGCGGTAACCGGCTTCACGGGCAATACCGCGAAGTTCCACGGTGTTGTCGGCGATTTCTGCGACTTCGGATTCGAACAAGCGACGCACGAAGTTCGGGTGACTCCGGGAAAGAATGATTTCAGGTCCGCGAGCTTCGTTTTCGACAGCCACCACGTAGACACGGATGCGGTCGCCCACATTGTAGTCCTCAGTGACCACACGCTCACGCGATGGGATGCGACCTTCAAACTTGCCAAGATCGATGAGCACATCGCTTTTCTCAAAACGACGCACCGTGCCACTAACGATATCGCCGGCACGATCCTTGAACTCGTCATAGATCATTTCCTTCTCAGCCATGCGCAGGCGCTGCATCATGGTCTGCTTAGCAGTCTGGGTAGCAATGCGGCCGAAGTTCTTGGGAGTGACGTTGAAATCAACGGTGTCACCCAGCTCGGCATCCGGCTTGCTCTTCTGTGCCAGAGAAAGAGGCACTTCGTTAAACTTATCGACGTAATCGTCATCGGCCACCACTTCCAGCCCCGCGAAGATCACGGTGTCGCCTTTTTTGGTATCCACATCGGCACGAATCTTTTCGATGGCATCGGCTCCCGGAACCATCTTGCGATAGGCGGAAATAAAGGCGAACTCGAGCGCAGCAAGGACCTTGTCGCGGTCGATGCCCTTTTCTTTCTCGTAGTAGTCAATGAGAGCGACGATGTCGTTGGTCATGGCTTGTTTCTGGCAGTGATTGGATGTTAGTCTGAAAAAAGTGAATCTCGATTCGATGATTCACTCGGAAAGGGAGCTCCCCTTGGAGGTGTTACCCTGAGACACAAAAGAGTGGGTCAGATGACCCACCCCCGAGCGTTCGTAGAGCTGATGCGGCAGAGCCATAGATGCTTATCGGCGCTCTGACAAGTAGAATCTATTTCTTTCTCCCCGCCGAACTCGAAAATCGTCTCGTCCGCCCAAAAAAAATAATTTCCCCAGATCACTCATTTTCAACAGGTCAGAAACAATGCCGGAAAAAATAATGCATTTCAGGCAAAATAAATCTTGCGAAATCTCAGCGTGTACGTATTTTGCCGCCGCCGAGCGGCCCGAACGGGAAGCAAAGCACAAACCCAACAAAGCGCAGATAGCTCAGTTGGTAGAGCAGTTGGCTTTTAACCAATTGGTCCTGGGTTCGAGTCCCAGTCTGCGTACTTTATGAAAGCCCTTGAGCAACCCGCTCAAGGGCTTTCTCCTTTTAACGCCTCAGCCCCCGCTTCTTAGGCCATACAGGGAGCCGATTTGAAGAGGGCCTGGCATGCCCCCACCCTACCGCCCAGCGGTCGATGGCAGAGGTAGCTGACGCATGAAACCAAGCAGACAGCTCGGAAGCCCGACATCAGATCACTTTGGTGAAATGAATGGATGCCCAACGAGGTATGCTTATCATTAAACCTCCTTTGTCGTTGATGATTCCATTCCCCAAGCTTCCACCGGCCCTGCTCGCCGGTTGCATGACACTCCTGCCCACGGTGCTCAGCGCGGAAGACTCCACACAGGCGCTGACTTACCAGCAGGACATTCAGCCACTGCTCAAGGAGTATTGCTACCGCTGTCACGGCGAAGGCAAGAAACTCAAGGCCGACTTAGATCTGACGCCTTACCAATCGCCCCAATCGATTTTCAAAGATCGCAAGCTCTGGCTGGAGGTGCTGGAGCAAATTCGCAGCGAGGAAATGCCGACCAAAGACCCACTGCCAAGCGCCAAGGAGCGGGCCGCACTGGTGAGCTGGCTGGACAAGGAGCTGAACTCAATCGATTGGACCAAGGTGAAAAATGCCGGGCATGTCACCATCCCCCGCCTGACGAAGACGGAATACAATAACACCATGCGCGACCTGCTCGGCGCCGATTTTCAGCCGGGGTATATTTTCACTGATGACGGCGAAGGAAACAGCGGCTTCACCACCGATCGCGACAACCTCTTCATGACGCCGACCACCATCGAGAAATACTTCACCGCCGCTGAAGGAGCTCTCGAGGCATTGACCTCGGACACACTCGAACCGGCGAACATCCATCTGGAGAGCGAGGCGATGTTCATGACCGAATCCAAAGTGCCCACCGGCACTTACGCCGATGGCAAACTACACGGTTACCAGCTGAGAGTTGGCCAAATGACGCTCTACAACGCCATCGAAATCCCAGTGAATGGAAGGTATCGTATTAAAGTGCGCGGTTTTAGCTCGGTGACGAAGCGCGGCATTGCCCGCATGCGGATCAACGATCAGCCGAAGGGAGATTTCCACTTCACCGACGAATCCCCATCGGTCCAGACCATCGAAGTCTTCCTGCCCAAGGGGTCGCATCAGATCGCCTTCAACATGGTGCCTCAGCGGAAACCGAAGGGTAAAAAACGCATCAAATTTGCCGGGGCTGTGGCTATCGATTGGGTCAAGATTCAGGGGCCGGCAAGTCTCGGAAAAGCTAAGGACGCCTCGCTGGTGTATCATGTGCAACCCGGCGATCAACTCAGCGAGGACCAGGCGGCTCAACGAATTATCACACGCTTCGTCCAACGCGCCGCACGCCGCCCGATCAGCGGTGCGGTTGCCAACAAGTATTACGGCATCTACCAGCACGCCAAGACCAAGGGTGAGAGCTACCGAGGAGCGGTCAATCTGGCACTCACGGCGGTTCTCGTCTCGCCCCATTTCCTCTACCGCAACGAACTGGCACCGGCCGACGCGCGTGACGGAGAATTCCAGCTCGACCATTACCAGATTGCGTCGCGGCTTTCCTATTTCCTGTGGATGTCGATGCCTGACGACGAGCTCTTTGAACTCGCTGAAAAGAAACAGCTCCACGATCCGCAAGTGCTCCGTCAGCAAGTTAGAAGGATGATCAAGAACCCCAAATCCAGAGCCTTCAGCAACGCCTTTCTCGGTCAATGGCTGGGGTTCAACTCCCTTGGCGAGAGCGTCATTCCCGACAGCCAAATCTTCCCGGAATTCAACACCGCTCTGGCCACAGCGATGAAACAGGAAACCGTGCTGACCTTCGAACATCTACTGAAGAATGGCAACAGCCTGCTGACACTGCTCGACACGCGCGCCACCTACCTCAATGACGATCTGGCCAAGCTCTATGGCATCGAGGGCGTTCAAGGTAGCCACATGCGGCCGGTGAACCTGAGCGATCGCCATCGTGGCGGCCTGCTCGGTATGGCCAGCGTGCTCACCGCGACCTCCACACCCACTCGCACCAGCCCGGTGCTGCGTGGCGTCTGGGTGGCGGAGACCCTCTTGGGAGACCACATCCCCGAGGCCCCTGCCGATGTGCCGGAGCTCGCTGACAATGCCGGGCTGAACGGCAAACTCACCCTGCGTCAGGAGCTGGAACAGCATCGCAAACAAGAGCAGTGCGCCAGCTGCCACGATCAGATCGATCCGATTGGCTTCGGTCTGGAAAACTTCGACGCCATTGGCCGCTTTCGCAGAAAAGAAACCGGCGGCCAGCCGATCGACAGCTCAGGCGAGCTCGACGGATTCCAGTTCGACGGTGCCGCCGAGCTCAAAGCCTGGCTGGTCAAAGAGCGCAAGGAACCATTCATTCGCAACCTCTCCGAACAAATGTTAGCCTTCGCTCTTGGGCGACAGGTGGAAACCTACGACGAAGCTCCACTGCGCCGGATCACCGGCGCGCTCGAAAAGAACAATTACAACGCCATGACCCTGATCGAGGAAATCGTGTTGAGTTACCCCTTCCTCCACAAAAACAACAAGCCAGAAAGCACCGAACAATGAACAAACCTTGGATGATCTCAAGACGACGTATGCTGCGAGGCATGGGTGCAATGATTGCACTTCCCCAGCTGGAAATCATGGCTGCTGTTAGCGGCAAAGGCTCTACGGAAAAAAAGCCCCCGCTGCGATACCTCAGCGTGTTTCAGCCCAATGGCGTTTACCCCAAGGCGTGGGACGTCAAAGGCACGGGAGCCAACTATCAGCTCTCCCCCATCCTCGCACCACTCAAGGAGCTGCGCGATGAGTTCATGGTGGTCTCCGGACTGAACAACACCGTGGGCGGAGACCACGTCCAAATGACCTCCGCTTTCCTCACCGGAGTGAACATCAAGAACGGTAAAGCGGCGATGTCCATCGACCAGCAAATCGCCAAAAAGATCGGCGGCAACACCGCTTATGAATCCCTGGTGTTAGGCACCGAGCCACCGCGTCAAGGCAGTGTGCGAGGCAATGCCATTTCCATCGCCAGCACCGTCTCGTGGAGCTCACCTACAACGCGAATTTCTCCCGAGATCAACCCGCGGGTGGCATTCGATCGCTTGTTTAGAAACAAAACAGGAGCCGAAGCCGTGCGCCGAGCGGAACTACGCCAGAGCGTGGTGGACCTGGTGCTCGAGGACGCCAAGGCCATCCGCAGAAAGGCCAGCTCCTTGGATCAGCAAAAGCTCGATGAGTATCTCGAAAGCGTGCGCTCTGTGGAAGTGCAGCTGGAACGGGTGACCGACCCCAAGCAGGCCGACTGGACACCGCACAGCGTGCCCAGCGAACGCGATCTCGCCGCGCCACCGATGGGAATCCCCCGCGAGCGTGATGTTCACTTGCGCTTGATGATGGATCTCATGGTGCTGGCGCTGTGGACCGATACCACACGCGTCTGCACTCTGATGACGGCGCATGGTTTCAGTCGACAGAACTTCAGCTTCATTGATGGAGTCACCGGCGACCACCACGGCATCTCCCACCACAAAGAACGGCAGGAAGCGGTGACCCAATACACCCACGTCAGTCGCTGGTATGTCGAGCAATTTGGCTACTTGATCAATCGCTTGAAATCCATCGATGAAGGTGGCTCCAATCTTCTCGACAACTCCATCGTCTTCTACGGCTCTGCCATGAAAGATGGCAATGGCCACAAGAAAAACGACCTCCCCGTGCTCCTTGCCGGAGGCGGCCAAGGACAGCTAAAACAAGGCCGACACGTCAAACTGCCAGCCCAACCCCTATCCAATCTGCATTACACGATTGGTCAGAAGTTTGGCATCCAGAGCCCTGACTTCAATGGCACCCAGAGCAAGACCATCCAAGCTCTGGGTTAGGAGTCGCTGCGCTTAGGAATGAAATGAGCGGGCGTTACTGAGACGTTTAACGAACGCCTCCATCTTCTCCTTCTGCTCCTCCAGCTTCTCCACAAGTTTGAGCTGCGTGCGGGCGCGATCGAGGTTGTGCTGATCGCGATGGGTCTTGAAATAGACATCCCCCTCGAGGTGGTCGGTTAGGAAACGGATCCCTGTTTCCAGAGAAATCAGCTTTCCGGCGAAGGCTAGGTTTTCGATTTCGGCTTTGCACAGGCAGTCACAGGAATCCATGTATCCCTCAGCCAAAGCCTCGAACATCGGCATCCGCATTTCGACCTTGGAGAGGTCTTGTTCGTCCTCAGCGGCGGGACTAACAGCCGTGCGCACCATGTCGCCAAAGTCGTAAAGCGACAGGCCGGGCATCACGGTATCGAGATCAATCACGCAGACAGCTTCGTCGGTTTCGATATCGATCATCACATTGTTGATCTTGGTATCGTTGTGGGTGATCCGTTCGGGCAGCACACCGGCGTCTTTCAGATCGAGCAGTTTGGAGACGATATTTTCGCGCGATTTGATGAAATTAATCTCCTCTTGCGCACCGGC
It contains:
- the infB gene encoding translation initiation factor IF-2, whose protein sequence is MADSSDKPKKSKDVLNLIDDNPGKKISRRERQRIEEASKVKSVDDQKKEALDIFEDEGTKKKTSVIKKKGGLHKQMPTISKILDPVDEFAASKSAAGAESSGADAGSDDQEKVAEVKEGKVITIKPPIVVSDLADLMELKSFQLMADLIKLEVFVAPHQAIEPEIAEKLCEMHGFVFEREKREKGGGVHKEKKKVKEPKAVEHEPEEKLEYRAPIITFMGHVDHGKTSLLDYVRKSRVTKGEAGGITQHIGAYHVDHHGHPISFIDTPGHSIFTEMRARGADVTDIVVLVIAADDGIMPQTKEAIEHAKKSEKTIIVAINKCDMPGADPMRVKTQLMEHGLQPVDFGGETECVEVSAVTGQGMEDLLELMALQAEVLELKANPRANARAAVIEASVQPGKGPTATVIVRAGTLKTGMPFICGPYAGKVKSMFNDLGEPVKEAGPAIPVEVIGFAELPHVGDELVQMKTEKASKKLSEERLQAKRNDRLQRPKMSRMEDLMSMVQGDNKAQLNIILKGDVQGSVQAIENAVNDIKSDKVEPRFISSAAGAITESDILMASSSGAVVLGFNTKVEAKAVKAAKSEGVQIKLFSVVYELLDTVEEAMLGLLDPITRETIIGHADVKQVFKVRKGRAAGCIIKDGKVSRTAHARVLRGKVPVFDGKMSTLRRHMDEVDEVKTGIECGIRLGSFDEYEEGDVIECYILEKIPQTL
- a CDS encoding phosphotransferase enzyme family protein, giving the protein MIENDSHIEEIANEFAIAGEFLTGEEVDSGHINSTYMASFKKSDGRIGRYIFQRINENVFKDPLAVMRNVEMVTRHINWKVMRVKKDIGGQTLNLYPARGGRFYATGEGGGIWRCYNFIEGCRTYDIVENTRQAYQAAHAFGSFQDLVSDIPVEDIKETIPDFHNTPKRYARLMEVIAQDTHGRVAGAQEEINFIKSRENIVSKLLDLKDAGVLPERITHNDTKINNVMIDIETDEAVCVIDLDTVMPGLSLYDFGDMVRTAVSPAAEDEQDLSKVEMRMPMFEALAEGYMDSCDCLCKAEIENLAFAGKLISLETGIRFLTDHLEGDVYFKTHRDQHNLDRARTQLKLVEKLEEQKEKMEAFVKRLSNARSFHS
- a CDS encoding DUF1552 domain-containing protein — encoded protein: MISRRRMLRGMGAMIALPQLEIMAAVSGKGSTEKKPPLRYLSVFQPNGVYPKAWDVKGTGANYQLSPILAPLKELRDEFMVVSGLNNTVGGDHVQMTSAFLTGVNIKNGKAAMSIDQQIAKKIGGNTAYESLVLGTEPPRQGSVRGNAISIASTVSWSSPTTRISPEINPRVAFDRLFRNKTGAEAVRRAELRQSVVDLVLEDAKAIRRKASSLDQQKLDEYLESVRSVEVQLERVTDPKQADWTPHSVPSERDLAAPPMGIPRERDVHLRLMMDLMVLALWTDTTRVCTLMTAHGFSRQNFSFIDGVTGDHHGISHHKERQEAVTQYTHVSRWYVEQFGYLINRLKSIDEGGSNLLDNSIVFYGSAMKDGNGHKKNDLPVLLAGGGQGQLKQGRHVKLPAQPLSNLHYTIGQKFGIQSPDFNGTQSKTIQALG
- the nusA gene encoding transcription termination factor NusA, which translates into the protein MTNDIVALIDYYEKEKGIDRDKVLAALEFAFISAYRKMVPGADAIEKIRADVDTKKGDTVIFAGLEVVADDDYVDKFNEVPLSLAQKSKPDAELGDTVDFNVTPKNFGRIATQTAKQTMMQRLRMAEKEMIYDEFKDRAGDIVSGTVRRFEKSDVLIDLGKFEGRIPSRERVVTEDYNVGDRIRVYVVAVENEARGPEIILSRSHPNFVRRLFESEVAEIADNTVELRGIAREAGYRTKVAVGSNDEKVDPVGACVGLRGARVKNIVRELNNEKVDIIRWSDDPATFVADALKPANIRTIKLDKENKVVSVTVDEEELSKAIGRRGQNARLTAKLMGWDVQVSKDETQHEQFEARVGDAASSLADQLGLDAAMAEKLFRAGGATAELVAQMPAEYIAAALEVSEGEAETILSKVVVEDAAPATTDEAASEEKADA
- a CDS encoding DUF1592 domain-containing protein, yielding MLIIKPPLSLMIPFPKLPPALLAGCMTLLPTVLSAEDSTQALTYQQDIQPLLKEYCYRCHGEGKKLKADLDLTPYQSPQSIFKDRKLWLEVLEQIRSEEMPTKDPLPSAKERAALVSWLDKELNSIDWTKVKNAGHVTIPRLTKTEYNNTMRDLLGADFQPGYIFTDDGEGNSGFTTDRDNLFMTPTTIEKYFTAAEGALEALTSDTLEPANIHLESEAMFMTESKVPTGTYADGKLHGYQLRVGQMTLYNAIEIPVNGRYRIKVRGFSSVTKRGIARMRINDQPKGDFHFTDESPSVQTIEVFLPKGSHQIAFNMVPQRKPKGKKRIKFAGAVAIDWVKIQGPASLGKAKDASLVYHVQPGDQLSEDQAAQRIITRFVQRAARRPISGAVANKYYGIYQHAKTKGESYRGAVNLALTAVLVSPHFLYRNELAPADARDGEFQLDHYQIASRLSYFLWMSMPDDELFELAEKKQLHDPQVLRQQVRRMIKNPKSRAFSNAFLGQWLGFNSLGESVIPDSQIFPEFNTALATAMKQETVLTFEHLLKNGNSLLTLLDTRATYLNDDLAKLYGIEGVQGSHMRPVNLSDRHRGGLLGMASVLTATSTPTRTSPVLRGVWVAETLLGDHIPEAPADVPELADNAGLNGKLTLRQELEQHRKQEQCASCHDQIDPIGFGLENFDAIGRFRRKETGGQPIDSSGELDGFQFDGAAELKAWLVKERKEPFIRNLSEQMLAFALGRQVETYDEAPLRRITGALEKNNYNAMTLIEEIVLSYPFLHKNNKPESTEQ